One window from the genome of Gimesia aquarii encodes:
- a CDS encoding GNAT family N-acetyltransferase, giving the protein MPHQNQITSLVPSDYLQALELWESSVRATHSFLTEQEIQSLKPLVHSECLLKIPLFCMRDETGGVIGFIGVDIPKIEALFIDPAWRGKGIGRKLLEYAINELQAELVDVNEQNEQALSFYQHMGFEIAHRSEVDGFGKPYPLLHLKLPG; this is encoded by the coding sequence ATGCCTCATCAGAATCAGATCACGAGCCTTGTCCCCTCTGATTACCTTCAGGCTTTAGAGCTTTGGGAATCTTCCGTGCGTGCTACGCATAGTTTTTTGACAGAACAAGAGATTCAGTCTCTCAAACCTCTGGTGCATTCAGAATGTTTGCTGAAGATTCCTTTGTTTTGCATGCGCGACGAGACAGGAGGCGTGATTGGTTTTATAGGAGTAGACATACCAAAAATTGAAGCGTTGTTTATTGATCCTGCCTGGCGAGGGAAAGGCATCGGCCGCAAATTGCTGGAATATGCAATCAACGAACTGCAGGCCGAATTGGTTGATGTTAATGAGCAGAACGAACAGGCACTTAGCTTTTATCAACACATGGGATTTGAAATCGCTCATCGCTCCGAAGTGGATGGCTTTGGCAAGCCGTATCCTTTATTACACCTCAAACTGCCCGGCTGA
- a CDS encoding DUF1552 domain-containing protein, giving the protein MAQPISRRTVLRGMGAALALPWLDAMTSSSRAAETLPKPPVRTAFLFMPNGVVPKHWDPPQKGNDQFDLTPMLKPLAGVKKEFLLLENLWNEQTVGRNGHWPKVPAFLSGGFVVRTSGRDMDTGGTSLDQFMARQIGNRTPLPTFELGVDPARNGVDNIGGGFTRIYGSHIAWRDPHSPVPKEIIPQLAFDRLFRTSSAGPVVSGFNPDQPQVIKSLQRDDTSVLDLVREDAKSLQRKVGINDRAKIDEYLDSVRSVERRIESAMKPQKRWINEGRFDLPRPGPGIPKSHEEHVRLMLDIMVLAFWTDSTRISTFMFGNAQTGRNFSFLDGVKGSFHQLSHHREQQKERNMYEAIGTWHIKQLAYVIDKMRSLSEGESTLLDNSMLLFGSTIKDGNRHTEHNLPVILAGKGGDTIRTDRRLTAPKDTPMCNLYVSMLNRMGIKADRFGDSTGELKGLI; this is encoded by the coding sequence ATGGCACAACCAATTTCAAGAAGAACTGTGTTACGCGGAATGGGCGCAGCCTTGGCACTACCCTGGCTGGATGCGATGACATCTTCCAGTCGTGCAGCCGAAACGCTCCCAAAGCCTCCAGTACGTACCGCCTTTCTCTTCATGCCGAATGGCGTTGTGCCTAAGCACTGGGATCCTCCTCAAAAGGGAAACGATCAATTTGATCTGACACCGATGCTCAAGCCATTAGCAGGAGTCAAAAAGGAATTCCTCCTGCTGGAAAATCTCTGGAACGAACAGACCGTGGGACGAAACGGCCATTGGCCAAAAGTACCCGCTTTTCTTTCGGGTGGATTTGTCGTTCGAACTTCAGGTCGTGATATGGATACGGGTGGTACTTCACTCGACCAGTTCATGGCACGTCAGATCGGCAATCGGACTCCATTACCAACGTTTGAACTTGGTGTGGACCCCGCAAGAAATGGTGTCGATAATATCGGTGGTGGATTCACGCGTATCTATGGTTCTCATATTGCCTGGCGCGATCCGCATTCCCCCGTCCCCAAAGAAATTATTCCCCAGCTCGCCTTTGATCGACTGTTTCGAACCAGTTCTGCAGGGCCTGTCGTCTCAGGCTTCAATCCAGACCAGCCTCAGGTCATTAAGTCACTACAGCGTGATGATACGAGTGTATTAGATCTGGTACGCGAAGATGCAAAATCGTTACAACGAAAAGTAGGTATCAATGATCGTGCAAAAATCGATGAATACCTGGACTCGGTGCGGTCCGTTGAGAGACGCATCGAATCAGCGATGAAGCCACAAAAACGCTGGATTAATGAAGGACGATTTGATCTTCCCCGTCCTGGTCCGGGAATCCCCAAGAGTCATGAGGAGCACGTACGTTTAATGCTCGATATTATGGTACTTGCCTTCTGGACTGATTCCACACGGATTTCAACATTCATGTTCGGAAATGCGCAAACGGGACGTAATTTCTCGTTCCTGGATGGTGTCAAAGGGAGTTTCCATCAGCTATCGCACCACCGTGAACAACAAAAAGAACGCAATATGTATGAAGCCATCGGAACCTGGCACATCAAGCAGTTAGCTTACGTGATTGATAAAATGCGTTCACTGAGTGAAGGTGAATCCACCCTGCTTGACAATTCCATGCTGCTCTTTGGTTCTACTATCAAAGATGGAAATCGGCATACCGAACACAACCTGCCTGTTATTCTCGCAGGTAAAGGCGGGGATACGATTCGCACTGATCGTCGTTTAACAGCTCCTAAGGACACCCCGATGTGCAACCTTTATGTTTCGATGCTCAACCGTATGGGTATCAAAGCAGATCGCTTCGGCGACAGTACTGGTGAATTAAAGGGCTTGATTTAA
- a CDS encoding Gfo/Idh/MocA family oxidoreductase — translation MTQSNDQSTSRRDFLKVSTATAVGTGVLSSLGSTAHIYAGGDDKVKVGLVGCGGRGTGAASQALSTDGNVKLEAMADAFDDRLDRSLKNLQKQFSGRPERIDVAEEKKFVGFDAYQKVLDSGVDVVILATPPGFRPIHFEAAVNKGVHVFMEKPVATDVTGVKKVLAAAKKAKDKKLAVGVGLQRHHQAPYIETINRLKDGAIGDITSMRCYWNGGGVWEPRLDRKDAKSEMEYQMRNWYYYNWLCGDHINEQHIHNIDVCNWLKEDFPVKAYGMGGRQVRTDKKYGEIYDHFAVEFEYADGTRMYSQCRHIRNCWNSVTEHAQGSKGSCDISGAKYQTNAGYKWKYRGKKPNPYQVEHDDLFAAIRKGTPYNEAEYGAKSTMTAILGRLATYSGKPVTWDQAMASNVNLMPKDFSWEATPITVPDDNGFYPIPTPGATKVL, via the coding sequence ATGACTCAATCTAATGATCAATCTACCTCAAGACGTGACTTTTTAAAAGTATCTACGGCAACTGCTGTAGGAACAGGAGTGCTTTCCTCTTTAGGTTCAACGGCTCATATTTATGCCGGTGGTGACGATAAAGTCAAAGTTGGTCTCGTCGGTTGTGGAGGCCGTGGTACTGGTGCTGCTTCTCAGGCATTGTCGACTGATGGAAATGTCAAACTGGAAGCGATGGCCGATGCGTTTGATGATCGGTTGGACAGAAGTTTGAAAAACCTCCAGAAACAGTTTTCTGGTCGTCCAGAACGAATTGATGTCGCTGAGGAGAAAAAATTTGTCGGTTTCGATGCCTACCAAAAAGTCCTCGACAGTGGTGTTGATGTGGTGATTTTGGCCACGCCTCCTGGTTTTCGCCCTATTCATTTTGAAGCTGCCGTCAATAAAGGTGTGCATGTCTTCATGGAAAAACCGGTTGCTACCGATGTGACTGGAGTTAAAAAAGTGTTGGCGGCTGCTAAGAAAGCCAAGGATAAAAAACTGGCTGTTGGTGTTGGTTTACAACGTCATCATCAAGCTCCTTATATCGAAACCATTAACCGTCTGAAAGATGGCGCCATTGGTGATATCACATCAATGCGTTGCTATTGGAACGGTGGTGGTGTATGGGAACCGCGTTTGGATCGCAAAGATGCGAAGTCAGAAATGGAATACCAGATGCGAAACTGGTATTACTACAACTGGCTCTGTGGTGATCACATTAATGAGCAGCACATTCACAATATTGATGTCTGCAACTGGCTAAAAGAAGATTTTCCTGTGAAAGCTTATGGCATGGGAGGACGTCAGGTGCGTACCGACAAGAAGTACGGTGAAATCTATGATCACTTCGCGGTCGAGTTCGAATATGCAGACGGAACCCGCATGTATAGCCAATGTCGACACATTCGCAACTGCTGGAATAGTGTGACAGAACACGCTCAAGGAAGTAAAGGTTCTTGCGATATCAGTGGTGCCAAATACCAGACCAATGCCGGTTACAAATGGAAGTATCGTGGCAAAAAGCCGAATCCCTATCAGGTGGAACACGATGATTTGTTTGCCGCTATCCGTAAGGGAACGCCCTATAACGAAGCTGAATATGGTGCGAAATCAACCATGACAGCAATTTTGGGGCGATTGGCAACTTATAGCGGCAAACCCGTCACTTGGGACCAGGCAATGGCTTCCAATGTTAACTTGATGCCCAAAGATTTTTCCTGGGAAGCAACTCCCATTACAGTTCCAGATGACAATGGATTCTACCCGATTCCAACACCGGGTGCGACGAAAGTCCTCTAA